The following proteins come from a genomic window of Paenibacillus antri:
- a CDS encoding ABC transporter permease, giving the protein MAQTAANRAEEALERNGGGFVRKEWRQFKKHYELTLIVLPAAIKIFIFSYLPMYGVVVAFKNYRYDLGIFGSEWVGLKNFEFFFVSEYAWRITRNTVLYELGYLALTTVCALALAVMMNEIGRTILKVYQTALFLPYFLSWAVVFYIVFAFLDINNGVLNRLIEQFGGTARHWYMEAEPWPYILNIVALWKRIGFSALVYYAGIMAINQEYYEAAKIDGATRLQMATRITIPMIMPLVAILIILAIGSLFSGDFGLHFFIPNNSGMTYPTTDIIDTYVYRALMGIGDPGMAAAVGLVQSLVGLALVVSANAVVRKINPDNSLW; this is encoded by the coding sequence ATGGCTCAAACGGCGGCGAATCGGGCGGAGGAAGCCTTAGAGCGAAACGGGGGAGGCTTCGTTCGCAAGGAATGGCGGCAATTTAAGAAACATTACGAGCTGACGTTGATCGTTTTGCCCGCCGCGATCAAAATTTTCATTTTTTCGTACCTGCCGATGTACGGCGTCGTGGTCGCGTTCAAAAATTACCGGTACGACTTAGGGATCTTCGGCAGCGAGTGGGTCGGACTGAAAAACTTCGAGTTTTTTTTCGTGTCCGAGTACGCATGGCGCATCACGCGTAATACGGTGTTATACGAGCTTGGCTACTTGGCGCTTACGACGGTTTGCGCCCTCGCGCTGGCGGTCATGATGAATGAAATCGGACGAACGATCCTGAAGGTGTACCAGACAGCGCTGTTTCTGCCGTACTTCTTGTCCTGGGCTGTCGTATTTTATATCGTCTTCGCCTTCCTGGACATCAACAACGGGGTGTTGAACCGACTGATCGAACAGTTCGGCGGAACGGCCCGCCACTGGTATATGGAGGCGGAGCCGTGGCCTTACATTCTGAACATCGTCGCCTTGTGGAAGCGCATCGGATTTTCCGCGCTCGTCTACTACGCCGGCATTATGGCGATCAACCAGGAGTACTACGAAGCGGCGAAAATCGATGGCGCCACGCGCTTGCAAATGGCGACTCGAATCACGATTCCGATGATCATGCCGCTCGTGGCGATTTTGATCATTCTTGCGATCGGCAGCCTGTTCTCGGGCGACTTCGGACTCCATTTCTTCATCCCGAACAATTCGGGCATGACGTACCCGACGACGGACATTATCGACACATACGTCTACAGGGCGCTTATGGGGATCGGCGATCCGGGCATGGCCGCGGCGGTCGGTCTCGTTCAATCGCTCGTCGGGCTTGCCTTGGTCGTCTCGGCGAATGCGGTCGTTCGAAAAATCAACCCGGATAATTCTTTATGGTAG
- a CDS encoding ABC transporter substrate-binding protein yields the protein MYQTKKLWYSIGWIATIVAMLVLVACSGAPASEPQDGASPSVGTESGATPEPTAPAEEALPEVELTWYVPQGEMQTDYAAVEQAINEYIKPKINATLKLKPIIFASYPEKMNTIISAGEAFDLLWVANWSFIYQDVANKGALLELDGLLDEYGAEFRDSLPDVAWEDVKLDGKIYGVPNYQIAASTYGFAIQKQYAEKYNLDTSAIKSFADLEPFLETIKQNEPDLIPYTTDTDFRGTMYGYLKGPSEIHVKAGDPTYTVVDYVQTPEFMQHYERLHSWYNKGYINKDAATTPLMDTLKTGKVVVRFEPTLKPGGEVEEKLKNGGNDVVFAPLWEVEFTGVTSTMTAISKTSKNPERAMMFLNLVNTDPTLFNLLANGVEGKHYEKLDEKTIRIVKEGGYAPNADWVFGNVTNGYLQEGKAPDTWEKTIEMNETAKVPPLYGFKYDKNPVKTEEANIAAVTKEFRAAVFTGTVDPKEYIPKWTEARKKAGIDVILAEQQRQLDAWLKEKGMK from the coding sequence ATGTATCAGACGAAGAAGCTTTGGTATTCCATCGGTTGGATCGCGACGATCGTCGCGATGCTCGTCCTCGTCGCCTGCTCCGGCGCGCCGGCGAGCGAGCCGCAGGACGGGGCGTCCCCTTCCGTCGGCACGGAATCGGGTGCGACCCCCGAGCCGACCGCGCCGGCCGAGGAAGCGCTGCCGGAGGTCGAATTAACGTGGTACGTGCCGCAGGGAGAGATGCAGACGGACTATGCCGCCGTGGAACAGGCGATTAACGAGTACATCAAGCCGAAGATCAATGCGACCTTGAAGTTGAAGCCGATCATCTTCGCTTCGTACCCGGAGAAGATGAATACGATTATCTCCGCAGGGGAAGCATTCGATCTGCTGTGGGTGGCGAACTGGTCGTTCATCTATCAGGACGTCGCGAATAAGGGAGCGCTGCTCGAGCTTGACGGGCTGCTGGACGAGTACGGCGCGGAATTCCGGGACAGCTTGCCCGATGTCGCCTGGGAAGACGTTAAGCTGGACGGGAAGATTTACGGGGTACCGAACTACCAGATCGCCGCATCGACATACGGCTTCGCCATTCAGAAGCAGTACGCGGAGAAGTACAACCTCGATACGAGCGCAATCAAGTCGTTCGCGGATCTGGAGCCGTTCCTCGAGACGATTAAGCAGAACGAACCCGACCTGATTCCGTATACGACGGATACCGACTTCCGCGGGACGATGTACGGCTATCTTAAGGGGCCGAGCGAAATCCACGTCAAGGCGGGCGATCCGACGTACACAGTGGTCGATTACGTGCAGACGCCGGAATTCATGCAGCATTACGAGCGGCTGCACAGCTGGTATAACAAAGGGTATATCAACAAGGACGCGGCAACGACGCCGCTGATGGATACGCTCAAGACCGGCAAAGTCGTCGTTCGCTTCGAACCGACGCTGAAGCCGGGCGGCGAGGTGGAGGAGAAGCTCAAAAACGGCGGGAACGATGTCGTCTTCGCGCCGCTGTGGGAAGTGGAATTTACCGGCGTTACGTCCACGATGACCGCCATCAGCAAGACTTCGAAAAACCCGGAGCGCGCCATGATGTTCCTGAACCTCGTCAACACCGATCCGACGCTGTTCAACTTGCTTGCGAACGGCGTGGAAGGCAAGCATTACGAGAAGCTCGACGAGAAGACGATCCGCATCGTCAAAGAAGGCGGGTACGCGCCGAACGCTGACTGGGTGTTCGGCAACGTGACGAACGGCTACCTGCAGGAAGGGAAGGCGCCGGATACGTGGGAGAAGACGATCGAGATGAACGAGACGGCGAAGGTGCCGCCGCTGTACGGCTTTAAATACGATAAGAATCCGGTCAAGACGGAGGAAGCGAATATCGCCGCCGTGACCAAGGAATTTAGGGCGGCCGTCTTTACGGGAACAGTGGACCCTAAGGAGTATATACCGAAATGGACCGAAGCCCGAAAGAAGGCGGGAATCGACGTCATTCTGGCGGAGCAGCAGCGTCAGCTTGACGCATGGTTGAAAGAGAAGGGTATGAAGTAA
- a CDS encoding discoidin domain-containing protein, with translation MTRKNYGTWVGRGVRTALAVAIGCSIAVAAVPARVGYAATYDVTAYGANGSDTSDDRSAIQNAIDSASSGDAVYVPNGTYFINGPLTMKSGVKLTGQGQSTAIVKSSGTGNDYMVKIFNANNVVVSNLMLDGNNVATTMGGIAGYAGSGHHIHHVTVKNIGWTGASFGGFGIRFFGDNDYTDGVTDSVIENNTFANLGVASIWGGGVRLSWGSSRNRVSNNTISNTGRGGIFVDNGSTDNVIKNNTISGSGLTAEKLGIEIWEHSDRALIEDNVVDHWISLDSSPGSAVRRNTVGSNAATVGKYGLENVASSYSILTDNVVDGNQEMGVTVSNADPKDYIYWGYNTIDGMTLYGAQIQGSTGGAKGHYFFKNKFLNTADSTGSAGFGFRINGNVTYLTLLQNEIKNNASHGINVTGAAGVDQLSVVGNTITGNGGRSIDQYPAAAADLEWSGNTVSGNGTNTQLTSRGFANTKPTANFTSATTVTAGTPVSFTNTSTDPGGSIAVSLWDFNDGLPSTSANPTHTFANPGTYRVTLVVWDNLGRASHIEKTITVTTGSSSTNVALNRTVTATASCANSESPPKAVDGLTTTKWCDGTAGDKKLAVDLGSSYSIHRWVVKHAGAGGEGTYYNTRDFKLQKSADGVAWTDVDSVTGNTANVTDRNVTPFTTRYVRLYITYPSTIDSTARIYELEVYSGGGGGGDATAPTAPTNLSSPSKTTTSVSLTWTASTDNVAVVGYDIYRNGVLCGSSTTTSYTCGNLTPNTAYSFTVKARDAVPNVSAASSALSVTTLASTNVALNKTVTATASCASSETGPKAVDGLLTTKWCDDTAGDKKLTVDLGSNHTITRWVVKHAAAGGEGVHYNTKDFKLQRSSDGVAWTDVDSVTGNTANVTDRNVTPFTSRYVRLYITAPSQSFSTAARIYEFEVYN, from the coding sequence ATGACTCGGAAGAATTACGGAACTTGGGTCGGTAGAGGGGTTCGCACCGCGCTGGCCGTCGCGATCGGCTGCAGTATCGCTGTCGCCGCCGTTCCGGCGCGGGTCGGGTATGCGGCGACTTACGATGTAACCGCTTACGGGGCGAACGGAAGCGACACTTCCGACGACCGGTCGGCTATCCAAAACGCGATCGATTCGGCTTCCTCCGGCGATGCGGTATACGTTCCTAACGGTACATACTTCATCAACGGACCGCTGACGATGAAGTCGGGCGTCAAGCTGACGGGGCAAGGGCAAAGCACGGCGATCGTGAAGAGCAGCGGCACGGGCAACGATTACATGGTGAAGATCTTTAACGCGAACAACGTCGTCGTGTCGAATTTGATGTTGGACGGCAACAATGTGGCGACGACGATGGGGGGAATCGCCGGATACGCCGGCAGCGGCCATCATATTCACCACGTCACGGTGAAGAACATCGGTTGGACCGGCGCCTCGTTCGGCGGCTTCGGCATCCGGTTTTTCGGCGACAACGATTACACCGACGGCGTGACGGACAGCGTTATCGAGAACAATACGTTCGCCAACCTCGGGGTCGCTTCGATCTGGGGCGGCGGCGTTCGCCTGTCGTGGGGCTCATCCCGGAATCGGGTGTCGAACAACACGATTTCGAACACCGGACGCGGCGGCATCTTCGTCGACAACGGCTCGACGGACAACGTCATCAAGAACAACACGATCTCCGGCAGCGGGTTGACGGCGGAGAAGCTCGGCATCGAAATTTGGGAGCACAGCGACCGGGCGCTGATCGAGGACAACGTCGTCGATCACTGGATCAGTCTGGACAGCTCGCCCGGCTCGGCCGTCCGGCGCAACACGGTCGGAAGCAACGCGGCGACGGTCGGAAAATACGGTCTGGAGAACGTGGCATCGTCATATTCGATCTTGACGGACAACGTCGTGGACGGGAACCAGGAGATGGGCGTCACGGTGTCCAATGCGGATCCGAAGGACTACATCTACTGGGGCTATAACACGATCGACGGCATGACGTTATACGGCGCGCAAATCCAGGGCAGCACCGGCGGAGCCAAAGGACATTATTTTTTCAAAAATAAATTTTTGAATACGGCCGACAGCACCGGCTCGGCCGGGTTTGGGTTCCGAATCAACGGCAACGTGACGTACCTGACGCTGCTGCAGAACGAAATCAAAAACAACGCCTCTCACGGCATCAACGTCACGGGCGCCGCCGGCGTCGATCAGCTGTCGGTCGTCGGCAACACGATTACGGGGAACGGCGGACGGTCGATCGATCAGTATCCGGCCGCTGCGGCCGACCTCGAATGGAGCGGCAACACGGTCAGCGGGAACGGCACGAATACGCAGCTGACGTCCCGCGGGTTCGCCAATACGAAGCCGACGGCGAATTTCACGAGCGCGACGACGGTAACGGCCGGAACGCCGGTGTCGTTCACGAATACGTCGACCGATCCGGGCGGGTCGATCGCGGTCAGCCTGTGGGACTTCAACGACGGCTTGCCGTCGACGTCCGCGAATCCGACGCATACGTTCGCGAACCCGGGCACGTATCGGGTGACGCTGGTCGTCTGGGACAATCTCGGCCGCGCTTCGCATATCGAGAAGACGATTACCGTCACGACGGGTTCGTCGTCGACGAACGTGGCGCTGAACAGGACGGTGACGGCGACGGCGTCGTGCGCCAACTCGGAATCTCCTCCGAAGGCGGTAGACGGCTTAACGACGACGAAGTGGTGCGACGGCACGGCGGGGGACAAGAAGCTGGCGGTCGACCTCGGCTCGTCCTATTCCATCCACCGCTGGGTCGTGAAGCATGCGGGCGCCGGCGGGGAGGGCACCTATTACAACACGAGGGACTTCAAGCTCCAGAAGAGCGCGGACGGCGTCGCGTGGACGGACGTCGACAGCGTGACGGGCAATACGGCGAATGTCACGGATCGGAACGTGACGCCGTTCACGACCCGGTACGTCCGGTTGTACATTACGTACCCGAGTACGATCGACAGCACGGCGCGCATTTACGAGCTCGAGGTGTACAGCGGAGGCGGGGGCGGAGGCGACGCGACGGCGCCGACGGCGCCGACGAACCTTTCGTCCCCGTCCAAGACGACGACCAGCGTCAGCCTGACGTGGACGGCGTCGACGGACAACGTCGCCGTCGTCGGCTACGATATTTACCGGAACGGCGTATTATGCGGCTCCAGCACGACGACGAGCTATACATGCGGGAACTTGACGCCGAACACCGCTTACAGCTTTACCGTGAAGGCGAGAGACGCAGTGCCGAACGTGTCGGCGGCCAGCAGCGCCCTGAGCGTCACGACGCTCGCATCGACGAACGTAGCGCTGAACAAGACGGTGACGGCGACGGCGTCGTGCGCGAGCTCGGAAACCGGACCGAAGGCGGTGGACGGCTTGTTGACGACGAAGTGGTGCGACGACACGGCCGGGGACAAGAAGCTGACGGTCGACCTCGGCTCGAATCACACGATTACCCGTTGGGTCGTGAAGCATGCGGCTGCCGGAGGGGAAGGCGTCCATTACAACACGAAGGACTTCAAGCTTCAGAGAAGCTCGGACGGCGTCGCATGGACGGACGTCGACAGCGTGACGGGCAATACGGCGAACGTGACGGACCGGAACGTCACGCCGTTCACGTCGCGATACGTCAGGCTGTACATTACGGCGCCGAGTCAGTCGTTCAGCACGGCGGCCCGGATTTACGAATTCGAGGTATACAACTGA
- a CDS encoding MFS transporter: MSIPYQAHSPSVRSLFSNRIVQSVLLSGLLLQMGIWIRNFAILLFVTEQTNKDPVAIALISVAEFAPIFVFSFIGGTFADRWRPKRTMIICDLLSALSIFVVLLALVYGGWKAIFFATLVSSILSQFSQPSGMKLFKLHVPESLMGMGMSMYQTMMSVFMVFGPILGTLIYFRFGIQVAIAIMGICFLLSAAALTLLPPDRKDRNSGQSSSVNISREMKLGIKYVTSKKIFMYMGAFFLAGGMGLGLISPLGIFLVTEQLGLSAESLQWFTSLNGIGMILGGIIAMGLSKHVPPQKLLLTGFIANALAVSVLGTVPVLSIALAAQFLSGLMVPFIHIACNTLILNQVEEAYVGRVNGILNPLFMGGMVLNMSFVGVIKEQLPLGAIYLIASGIFMIGVLAALPLAKMKLERRIHAAGLHHHH; the protein is encoded by the coding sequence ATGTCGATTCCGTATCAAGCCCATTCCCCCAGTGTAAGGAGTCTATTTAGTAACCGAATCGTTCAGTCTGTCTTATTGTCGGGGTTGCTGCTGCAGATGGGGATCTGGATTCGCAATTTTGCAATTCTGCTCTTTGTAACGGAGCAAACGAATAAAGACCCCGTAGCCATCGCGCTGATCTCAGTGGCGGAGTTCGCGCCGATCTTTGTTTTTTCCTTTATCGGCGGTACGTTCGCCGACCGGTGGAGACCCAAACGAACGATGATTATTTGCGATTTACTTAGCGCTTTATCCATCTTCGTCGTCTTATTGGCGCTAGTTTACGGCGGGTGGAAAGCGATCTTCTTCGCCACGCTGGTTTCATCGATTCTGTCTCAATTTTCCCAACCGTCCGGGATGAAGTTATTTAAGCTTCATGTACCGGAATCGCTGATGGGCATGGGGATGTCGATGTACCAAACGATGATGTCCGTCTTTATGGTTTTCGGGCCGATTCTCGGCACGTTGATTTATTTCCGTTTCGGCATTCAGGTCGCCATCGCGATCATGGGGATTTGTTTTCTCTTGTCGGCGGCGGCGCTTACGTTGCTCCCTCCGGACCGGAAAGACCGGAATAGCGGGCAATCCTCGTCGGTGAACATATCCCGCGAGATGAAACTAGGGATTAAATATGTAACCTCTAAGAAGATTTTTATGTATATGGGCGCATTCTTCTTGGCCGGCGGCATGGGCCTCGGATTAATTAGCCCGCTCGGGATTTTCTTGGTTACGGAGCAGTTGGGGTTATCGGCGGAAAGTCTGCAATGGTTTACTTCGCTGAACGGCATCGGCATGATTCTCGGCGGCATTATTGCGATGGGGCTCTCGAAGCATGTCCCGCCGCAGAAGCTGCTATTGACCGGATTTATTGCGAATGCGCTGGCCGTGTCCGTGCTGGGTACGGTTCCGGTCTTGAGCATTGCGCTTGCCGCACAGTTCCTCTCCGGACTCATGGTTCCTTTTATTCACATTGCATGCAATACGTTAATTCTTAACCAAGTAGAGGAAGCTTACGTCGGAAGAGTGAACGGCATTCTAAATCCGCTCTTTATGGGCGGGATGGTCCTCAACATGAGCTTCGTGGGGGTGATCAAGGAACAATTGCCTCTCGGCGCGATTTACCTGATCGCGTCAGGCATTTTCATGATCGGCGTACTTGCCGCGCTGCCGCTCGCGAAGATGAAGCTGGAACGCCGGATCCATGCGGCCGGTCTGCATCACCATCATTGA
- a CDS encoding helix-turn-helix domain-containing protein, with translation MNVVGVYRSKKYLQRILTTITLVLVGLLIVSSAAIYYTSEKTVLLMQRDTNEKILAQVNFNIANMNDVISNMAASLYFDPELVPLMTTKNIHIMDLIKKQNRLDSVVNATSFLHSIVVYNGFSDQVYSGGDSVFRHPESVAAAKLKAFLKEADGVVKMRLIPLHLFSKEPKVDVLSFMMYDESRSYNGKDSVFILNVKPEWLFDNVKMINDLAVKQASAIFLVDGRGNVLDSAGLRPAAIAEWESIRRLPELSAQGYGDFVIDVDGEKSLVTYSDTGISDLRVVTVQAYSAVLSDLLRMRTAAVAITIGFLIASVIVSLWVSHKLYEPVARLMNRIRKYEDDHQIRQQPDYDELSYASTAYEQAMENLNRAREHAKDKQKTLMQYDLRRLITDSATMTKGQFDQLIAQHRLPIRSQGAYTLAVLRIAEYGRRKDREADWPLFRFAISNIAQEIVSADSECISIDMRDDHLVVLLQRGGDVGDLVPTFESVQRVVREYYRLTIVVALSEPFEAYPSIAKQYDRTLQYSMYSIVYGPSRVILPHTVAENIENIAYQLPGDVEKKLVEGLKAADRKQLDDALDRAIAHISKLNSDFIMFSVMQVVVLIKNTIKEIGENRLQSIALDVNAFNRDVLNIQSLDELRELVSGLFRDIAEHGKSGKEERNDIVTETVKDIIKENYKDPNLNMQGLSSMVRISYDYLGRLFKKNETMSISDYINEVRLEQARILLETKDYSVSQIMEQVGFTNHSYFFKLFKKKFGTTPREYRLKKSLSP, from the coding sequence ATGAATGTCGTGGGCGTGTATCGTTCCAAAAAATATTTGCAGCGCATCCTGACGACGATTACGTTGGTTTTGGTCGGGCTGCTGATCGTCTCGTCGGCTGCAATCTATTATACGTCCGAGAAAACCGTGCTGCTTATGCAACGGGACACGAACGAGAAAATATTGGCGCAAGTCAACTTCAACATCGCCAACATGAACGACGTGATCAGCAATATGGCCGCCTCGCTATACTTTGATCCGGAGCTCGTTCCGCTTATGACGACGAAAAACATCCATATCATGGATCTGATTAAGAAGCAAAACCGTCTCGACTCCGTCGTGAACGCGACGTCGTTCCTGCATTCGATCGTCGTCTACAACGGCTTCTCCGACCAGGTGTACTCGGGGGGAGACTCCGTCTTCAGGCATCCGGAGAGCGTTGCGGCAGCCAAGCTGAAGGCGTTCTTGAAGGAGGCGGACGGCGTCGTGAAGATGCGGCTCATTCCGCTTCATCTATTTTCTAAGGAGCCGAAGGTCGACGTCTTGTCGTTTATGATGTACGACGAATCCCGGTCGTATAACGGGAAGGACAGCGTGTTCATCTTGAATGTGAAGCCGGAGTGGCTGTTCGACAATGTGAAAATGATCAACGACCTCGCCGTGAAGCAGGCGAGCGCAATCTTCCTAGTCGACGGCCGGGGGAACGTGCTGGATTCGGCGGGCCTACGGCCGGCGGCAATCGCCGAATGGGAATCGATCCGGCGATTGCCCGAGCTGTCGGCGCAGGGATACGGGGATTTCGTGATCGACGTCGACGGGGAGAAAAGTCTCGTCACGTATAGCGACACCGGTATCAGCGATCTGCGGGTCGTGACGGTGCAGGCGTATTCGGCCGTGTTGAGCGACCTGCTGCGGATGCGAACCGCCGCCGTCGCGATTACGATCGGCTTTCTAATCGCATCGGTGATCGTCTCCCTATGGGTGTCGCACAAGCTGTACGAGCCGGTGGCGAGGCTCATGAACCGGATCCGGAAATACGAGGACGATCATCAGATACGGCAACAGCCGGACTATGACGAGCTGTCGTACGCGTCGACGGCGTACGAACAAGCGATGGAAAACTTGAACCGAGCCCGGGAACATGCGAAGGATAAACAGAAGACGTTGATGCAGTACGACCTTCGCAGACTGATTACGGACAGCGCAACGATGACGAAGGGACAGTTCGATCAGCTGATCGCGCAACACCGGCTGCCGATTCGCAGTCAAGGCGCGTATACGCTCGCCGTGCTGCGAATCGCCGAATACGGCCGGCGGAAAGATCGGGAGGCCGATTGGCCGTTATTCCGATTCGCCATCTCGAATATCGCGCAGGAAATCGTGTCCGCCGATTCCGAGTGCATATCGATCGACATGCGTGACGATCATCTCGTCGTTCTCCTCCAACGCGGAGGCGACGTCGGCGATCTCGTCCCGACGTTCGAGTCCGTGCAGCGAGTCGTTCGGGAATATTACCGGCTGACGATCGTCGTGGCGTTGAGCGAGCCGTTCGAGGCGTACCCGTCGATCGCGAAACAGTACGACCGAACGCTGCAATATTCGATGTACAGCATCGTATACGGTCCGTCGCGGGTCATTTTACCGCACACGGTCGCCGAAAATATAGAGAACATTGCCTATCAGCTGCCGGGGGACGTGGAGAAGAAGCTGGTCGAGGGGCTGAAAGCGGCCGATCGGAAGCAGTTGGACGATGCGCTGGATCGGGCGATCGCTCATATATCGAAGCTGAATTCCGATTTCATCATGTTTTCGGTTATGCAGGTCGTCGTGCTGATCAAAAATACGATCAAGGAGATCGGCGAAAATCGCTTGCAGTCGATCGCCCTCGACGTGAACGCGTTCAACCGCGACGTGCTGAATATTCAATCGCTGGACGAATTGCGCGAGCTCGTGTCCGGGCTGTTCCGCGACATCGCGGAACACGGCAAATCCGGCAAGGAGGAACGCAACGATATCGTCACGGAGACGGTGAAGGACATCATTAAAGAAAATTACAAGGATCCGAATTTGAATATGCAAGGCCTTTCCTCGATGGTCCGCATTTCCTACGATTACTTGGGCCGATTGTTCAAGAAGAACGAGACGATGTCGATATCGGATTACATTAACGAGGTTCGTCTGGAACAGGCGCGAATCTTGCTGGAGACGAAGGACTACAGCGTTTCGCAAATTATGGAGCAGGTCGGATTTACGAACCACAGCTACTTTTTCAAATTATTCAAGAAGAAATTCGGCACGACGCCGCGGGAATATCGGCTCAAGAAGTCGCTGTCTCCGTAG
- a CDS encoding carbohydrate ABC transporter permease: MRKSFSLAELAIHLIFVATTIAMVVPFLLVVSISLTEERMLNELGYRLIPPKISFDAYRYIFESPVILSRAYGVTIMSTALGTFGSLLLTAMMGYGISRRDYRYNRPVTFFVFFTMMFSGGLVPTYILITQYLHLRDTIWALILPGMLSPFYIMVMKGFLTKVPHEIIESAKIDGAREWTIFVRIVLPLSAPALATLGLFISFNYWNSWFPAMLYIDNEKLVPIQLLLVRMMQTINFLTTHSEFVSRLNVDLAEFPNLSARMAMTVLAAGPMMFVFPFFQRYFVQGLTVGSLKG; the protein is encoded by the coding sequence ATGCGAAAATCGTTTTCCCTCGCGGAGCTCGCGATTCATCTGATTTTCGTCGCGACGACGATCGCCATGGTCGTTCCGTTCCTGCTCGTCGTATCGATCTCGCTGACGGAGGAGCGAATGTTGAACGAGCTCGGCTACCGGCTGATCCCGCCGAAGATCAGCTTCGATGCGTACCGGTACATATTCGAGTCGCCGGTCATTCTGTCCCGAGCCTATGGGGTGACGATCATGTCTACGGCGCTCGGCACGTTCGGCAGCCTGCTGTTGACCGCGATGATGGGGTACGGCATCTCGCGGCGGGATTATCGGTATAATCGCCCGGTTACGTTTTTCGTCTTCTTTACGATGATGTTCAGCGGGGGTCTGGTGCCGACGTACATCTTGATCACCCAATATCTTCATCTCCGCGACACGATATGGGCGCTCATCTTGCCTGGCATGCTATCGCCCTTTTATATCATGGTCATGAAGGGGTTTCTGACCAAGGTGCCGCACGAAATTATCGAATCCGCGAAAATCGACGGCGCGAGGGAATGGACGATCTTCGTCCGCATCGTCCTGCCGTTGTCCGCGCCGGCGCTGGCGACGCTCGGCCTGTTCATCTCGTTCAACTATTGGAACTCGTGGTTTCCCGCCATGCTTTATATCGACAACGAAAAGCTCGTGCCGATTCAACTCCTGCTCGTGCGGATGATGCAGACGATCAATTTCTTGACGACGCATTCGGAATTCGTAAGCCGCTTGAATGTCGATCTTGCCGAGTTTCCGAACCTGTCGGCCCGGATGGCGATGACGGTGCTGGCCGCCGGCCCGATGATGTTCGTGTTTCCGTTCTTCCAACGGTATTTCGTGCAAGGCTTGACGGTCGGTTCGTTGAAGGGTTGA